Proteins encoded by one window of Rutidosis leptorrhynchoides isolate AG116_Rl617_1_P2 chromosome 7, CSIRO_AGI_Rlap_v1, whole genome shotgun sequence:
- the LOC139859809 gene encoding uncharacterized protein encodes MLVYSKLPPSLWAKAVNTACFTQNWSIINCRFDKTLYELLFDHRPNVKYFRIFGCVCYVLNDEDNLGKFDVRGDEAIFISYSQDRVAYRVYNRRTRIIKESTNVRFDEMSGIELGHNGSRPSLNPSTPDSHFRHAPLATSDDLDVLFEPIIPPMTSTPMVPSEPVLPESITVGSSTPAIVGESSSNENNSSEFLFLDDLDTGVSSSNNAPIANSHTPAIELSPLETSEASPSNQTDTRIIDATTPPILSTDQNADTLVPLWEENATYPTVNTEPTRSSSSSYVDTSLDDESNSPLPHTTKWTIDHPIHQIIGDPDAPVRTRNASNNECLFAAFLSKVEPKTAYEAIQDPDWSISMQEEIHQFDRLDIWELVPRPSGKTIIDTKWIFKNMKDPHGIIIRNKACLVAKGY; translated from the coding sequence ATGCTTGTTTATTCCAAATTACCTCCGTCCCTCTGGGCTAAAGCTGTCAACACTGCGTGTTTCACCCAAAATTGGTCCATCATTAACTGTCGGTTTGACAAAACTCTATATGAACTTCTTTTCGATCATCGACCCAATGTGAAGTACTTTCGCATCTTCGGATGTGTCTGCTATGTCCTAAACGATGAGGACAACCTTGGAAAGTTTGATGTTCGCGGTGATGAAGCTATATTTATTAGCTATTCTCAGGATCGTGTGGCATATCGTGTATATAATCGTCGAACTCGAATCATTAAAGAAAGCACCAATGTTAGGTTTGACGAGATGTCTGGAATAGAACTTGGACATAATGGCTCTCGCCCTAGTCTCAATCCTTCTACTCCTGATTCTCACTTCCGACATGCTCCACTGGCCACCTCCGATGATCTTGATGTGTTGTTTGAACCCATCATCCCTCCAATGACTTCAACCCCCATGGTACCCTCTGAACCTGTTCTCCCCGAATCAATCACAGTTGGTTCCTCTACTCCTGCTATCGTGGGCGAATCCTCATCTAATGAAAATAATTCATCAGAATTCCTTTTTCTGGATGACCTTGACACTGGAGTGTCTTCCTCAAACAACGCTCCTATTGCCAACTCTCATACTCCAGCTATTGAATTATCTCCCCTCGAAACTAGCGAAGCTTCTCCTTCAAATCAAACAGATACTAGAATCATCGATGCTACAACTCCTCCCATACTTTCCACTGATCAAAATGCTGATACTCTTGTTCCACTGTGGGAAGAAAATGCCACCTACCCTACTGTCAACACTGAACCTACTAGATCTTCATCCTCTTCGTATGTCGACACTTCTCTTGATGATGAATCTAATTCACCTCTTCCACATACCACAAAATGGACTATAGATCATCCAATTCATCAAATCATTGGTGATCCAGATGCTCCTGTCCGCACTCGTAATGCTTCCAACAATGAATGTCTCTTCGCTGCCTTTCTGAGTAAGGTCGAACCTAAAACTGCTTATGAGGCCATCCAAGATCCCGACTGGTCTATTtccatgcaagaagaaattcatcaatttgatcgTCTTGATATATGGGAACTTGTTCCACGTCCATCTGGCAAAACCATCATTGAtaccaagtggatcttcaaaaataTGAAGGATCCTCACGGCATCATCATTCGTAACAAAGCATGTCTTGTAGCCAAAGGATACTGA